The Pseudomonas extremaustralis genome contains a region encoding:
- the arcD gene encoding arginine-ornithine antiporter has protein sequence MSESAGKLRIGALVALVVGSMIGGGIFSLPQNMAASADVGAVLIGWVITAVGMLTLAFVFQTLANRKPDLDGGVYAYAKAGFGDYMGFSSAWGYWISAWLGNVGYFVLLFSTLGYFFPIFGEGNTPAAVIGASVLLWAVHFLVLRGIKEAAFINLVTTVAKVVPLVLFVLIAVFAFKLDIFTADIWGLKNPDLGSVMNQVRNMMLVTVWVFIGIEGASIFSARAEKRSDVGKATVIGFITVLLFLMLVNVLSLGIMTQPELAKLQNPSMAAVLEHVVGHWGAVLISVGLVISLLGALLSWVLLCAEIMFAAAKDHTMPEFLRRENANHVPANALWLTNALVQVFLVITLFSASTYLSLIYLATSMILVPYLWSAAYALLLAVRGETYENDPVERRKDLIIGAIALIYAVWLLYAGGTKYLLLSALLYAPGAILFAKAKHELGKPIFTNVEKLIFAAVVIGALVAAYGLYAGFLTMSM, from the coding sequence ATGTCTGAATCTGCCGGAAAACTTCGAATCGGTGCACTGGTTGCCCTGGTCGTCGGCTCAATGATTGGTGGCGGGATTTTCTCGCTGCCACAAAACATGGCCGCCAGTGCCGATGTCGGTGCCGTCCTGATCGGTTGGGTAATTACGGCTGTCGGTATGTTGACCCTGGCTTTTGTGTTCCAGACCCTGGCCAATCGCAAACCCGACCTCGACGGCGGCGTATACGCCTACGCCAAGGCCGGTTTCGGCGATTACATGGGCTTCTCATCGGCCTGGGGCTACTGGATCAGTGCCTGGTTGGGCAACGTCGGTTACTTCGTGTTGCTGTTCAGCACCCTCGGCTACTTCTTCCCGATCTTTGGCGAAGGCAACACCCCGGCCGCCGTGATCGGTGCTTCGGTGCTGCTCTGGGCCGTGCACTTCCTGGTACTGCGCGGGATCAAGGAAGCCGCGTTCATCAACCTGGTGACCACCGTTGCCAAGGTGGTGCCGCTGGTGCTGTTCGTGTTGATTGCCGTGTTCGCGTTCAAGCTGGACATTTTCACCGCTGACATCTGGGGCCTGAAAAACCCCGACCTGGGCAGCGTGATGAACCAGGTGCGCAACATGATGCTGGTCACCGTGTGGGTGTTCATCGGCATCGAAGGCGCGAGCATTTTCTCGGCCCGTGCCGAAAAACGCAGCGATGTCGGTAAGGCCACCGTGATCGGCTTTATCACCGTGCTGCTGTTCCTGATGCTGGTCAACGTGCTGTCCCTGGGCATCATGACCCAACCGGAACTGGCCAAGTTGCAGAACCCATCGATGGCTGCCGTGCTGGAGCACGTGGTGGGCCACTGGGGCGCAGTGCTGATCAGCGTCGGCTTGGTCATTTCCTTGCTCGGTGCGCTGCTGTCGTGGGTGCTGCTGTGTGCGGAGATCATGTTCGCCGCGGCCAAGGACCACACCATGCCCGAGTTCCTGCGCCGCGAAAACGCCAACCACGTACCGGCCAATGCCCTGTGGCTGACCAACGCGCTGGTGCAGGTGTTCCTGGTGATCACGCTGTTTTCCGCCAGCACGTACTTGTCGCTGATCTATCTCGCTACTTCGATGATCCTGGTGCCTTACCTGTGGTCGGCGGCCTATGCGCTGTTGCTGGCGGTGCGTGGCGAGACTTATGAAAACGACCCGGTCGAGCGCAGAAAGGACCTGATCATCGGCGCCATCGCGTTGATCTATGCGGTCTGGCTGCTCTATGCCGGCGGCACCAAATACCTGCTGCTGTCCGCCCTGCTCTACGCCCCCGGCGCGATCCTGTTCGCCAAGGCCAAGCATGAACTGGGCAAACCGATTTTCACCAATGTCGAGAAGCTGATTTTCGCGGCAGTGGTCATTGGCGCCCTCGTGGCTGCCTATGGCCTCTACGCCGGCTTCCTGACTATGTCTATGTAA